One stretch of Methanobrevibacter ruminantium DNA includes these proteins:
- the cobK gene encoding precorrin-6A reductase: MHKIVLFGGTTEGRLLTEFLSQNKIPAIVCVATEYGEKVLEYEPPVIVQPKRLKPGPMRKLFEEEKTKFVFDATHPYATEISKHIKEICEEQGIEYIRVLRESIEIEDATEVSSMEELIDYLNTTEGLIFSSMGAKEALALTDVENFQERVYLRMLPSPEGMKQCLDLGYPMKNLCGMQGPFSKEFNMAQFKEIGADILVTKDSGNVGGFLEKTDAAKECGMEVVVLSRLVKEEGISVEEAKDTIRSKCL, encoded by the coding sequence ATGCACAAAATTGTTTTATTTGGAGGAACTACTGAAGGACGTTTATTAACTGAATTCTTATCTCAAAATAAGATTCCTGCTATAGTTTGTGTTGCTACAGAATACGGAGAGAAAGTATTGGAATATGAGCCTCCTGTCATTGTTCAGCCTAAAAGATTAAAACCTGGTCCTATGAGAAAACTATTTGAAGAAGAGAAGACCAAATTTGTTTTTGATGCTACACATCCTTATGCAACAGAAATCAGCAAACACATTAAGGAAATTTGTGAGGAACAGGGCATTGAATACATTAGAGTCTTAAGAGAATCAATTGAGATTGAGGATGCTACTGAAGTATCCAGTATGGAAGAATTAATTGATTATCTAAACACTACTGAAGGATTGATCTTTTCTTCAATGGGAGCAAAAGAGGCTCTCGCATTAACAGATGTGGAAAACTTCCAGGAAAGAGTTTATTTAAGAATGTTGCCTTCACCTGAAGGAATGAAGCAATGCCTTGATTTAGGTTATCCTATGAAAAACCTTTGTGGCATGCAAGGTCCTTTTTCTAAGGAATTCAATATGGCTCAATTCAAGGAAATTGGTGCAGACATACTTGTGACTAAGGATTCTGGTAATGTTGGAGGTTTTTTAGAAAAGACAGATGCTGCAAAGGAATGTGGGATGGAAGTTGTTGTATTATCCCGATTGGTTAAAGAAGAAGGAATAAGTGTAGAAGAAGCTAAAGACACCATTAGGAGTAAATGCTTATGA
- the cobJ gene encoding precorrin-3B C(17)-methyltransferase, with translation MKCVSVVGIGPGNEIYLSIAAKETLEDSDLIVGYKKYVELVEEYLPEKEYLYTGMRKEVDRCKMALEKAAEGNAVSVVCSGDAGVYGMAGLVYELSVDYPDVEVDIVPGISAVLSGSAVLGAPIGHDFAVISLSDLLTPWELIEKRLALAGEGDFCICLYNPSSHKRKDYLKKACEILLKFKGKDTICGYVRNIGRDGEEYHITNLLELKDTEVDMFTTVFIGNANTKVIDDKMVTPRGYKGV, from the coding sequence ATGAAATGTGTATCTGTAGTAGGTATTGGTCCTGGAAATGAGATATACCTTAGCATTGCTGCTAAAGAGACTCTTGAAGATTCAGATTTAATTGTAGGTTATAAAAAGTATGTGGAACTTGTAGAAGAGTATTTGCCTGAAAAAGAGTATTTGTACACTGGAATGAGAAAAGAGGTGGATCGCTGTAAGATGGCATTGGAAAAAGCTGCAGAAGGAAATGCAGTGTCTGTAGTCTGCAGTGGAGATGCTGGTGTATATGGTATGGCAGGATTGGTTTATGAACTCTCAGTTGACTATCCTGATGTAGAAGTCGATATTGTTCCAGGCATAAGTGCTGTTTTAAGTGGATCTGCAGTTTTAGGAGCTCCAATAGGTCATGACTTTGCTGTAATCAGCTTATCAGATTTATTAACTCCTTGGGAATTGATTGAAAAACGATTGGCATTAGCTGGTGAAGGGGATTTCTGTATTTGTCTTTATAATCCTTCAAGTCATAAAAGAAAGGATTACTTGAAAAAGGCATGTGAAATATTATTGAAATTCAAAGGTAAAGACACTATTTGTGGATATGTTAGAAACATCGGAAGAGATGGTGAAGAATATCATATCACTAACCTTTTGGAGCTTAAGGACACTGAAGTGGATATGTTTACCACTGTTTTCATTGGAAATGCCAATACAAAAGTCATTGATGATAAAATGGTAACACCTAGAGGCTATAAAGGTGTATAA
- a CDS encoding cobalt-precorrin 5A hydrolase: MKVSIIAFTDNGMEIAYKLSNSLSEANDVDFTRCGKGALSTWTEEHFSNTDALIFIGAIGIALRAIAPYIKTKTKDPAVVVVDELGQFSIPILSGHIGGANELALKISEILNAIPVITTATDINNVFAVDTWAKSQGLRILNPECIKLVSSKLLKGESVHIKSDYAIHGNLPKNVYFNDLEDFNEDIYDGYDVIITHKILENESRNDTLLLVPQIITVGIGCRKEISFGAIESSILNILKSENYHILALKAIASIDKKANEKGILEFAKKYDLPFNTYSADELNSLEGDFTKSDFVKSVVEVDNVCERSAIMESNGKLIRRKDTCDGAGVTVALAINDPNISWEK, translated from the coding sequence ATGAAAGTATCAATTATTGCATTTACAGATAATGGTATGGAAATTGCCTATAAATTATCTAATTCATTATCTGAAGCTAATGATGTGGATTTTACTCGTTGTGGAAAAGGTGCTTTGTCAACTTGGACAGAGGAACATTTTTCAAATACTGATGCTCTTATCTTTATAGGGGCAATAGGAATAGCATTGAGGGCAATTGCTCCCTACATTAAAACCAAAACAAAAGATCCTGCAGTTGTTGTTGTGGATGAATTAGGACAGTTTTCTATACCAATTCTTTCTGGACACATTGGAGGGGCTAATGAATTGGCGTTAAAGATATCTGAAATATTAAATGCAATTCCAGTAATCACAACTGCTACTGATATCAATAATGTATTCGCAGTGGACACTTGGGCAAAAAGTCAAGGATTGCGAATATTAAATCCAGAATGCATCAAATTGGTTTCATCTAAATTACTAAAGGGAGAATCCGTACATATCAAATCGGATTATGCGATTCATGGAAATCTGCCTAAAAATGTTTATTTTAATGATTTAGAAGATTTTAATGAGGATATTTATGATGGGTATGATGTTATAATCACTCATAAAATTCTAGAAAATGAAAGTAGGAATGATACATTATTATTAGTCCCACAAATCATTACAGTTGGTATAGGATGTAGAAAAGAAATAAGCTTTGGAGCGATAGAAAGCTCCATTTTAAATATCTTGAAAAGCGAAAATTATCATATTTTAGCTTTAAAAGCTATAGCAAGCATTGATAAAAAGGCTAATGAAAAAGGAATCTTAGAATTTGCTAAAAAATATGATTTGCCCTTTAATACTTATAGTGCAGATGAACTTAACAGTCTTGAAGGGGACTTTACAAAGTCCGATTTTGTTAAAAGTGTTGTAGAAGTGGATAATGTATGTGAACGTTCTGCAATTATGGAAAGCAATGGGAAATTGATTAGAAGAAAGGACACTTGTGACGGTGCAGGTGTGACTGTTGCTTTAGCAATAAATGACCCAAATATCTCTTGGGAGAAATAA
- the cobM gene encoding precorrin-4 C(11)-methyltransferase yields the protein MIHFVGAGSGAVDLITIRGSELLKEADVIIYAGSLVNPDLLNYAKDSCEIYDSAKMTLDEVLEKMFEAEKENKMTVRLHTGDSSIYGAIREQMDRLDEEGISYDVCPGVSSFCGAAAALKAEYTLPDVSQSVIITRMAGRTPVPEKESIASFAEHGATMVIFLSTGLLKDLSKELVKGKYTEDTPAAIVYKATWPDEKVMRCTVGTLYETAKENNITKTALIIVGDVLDSEYSLSRLYADDFSTEFRQAKK from the coding sequence ATGATTCATTTTGTTGGAGCAGGAAGTGGAGCTGTTGATTTAATAACTATAAGAGGATCAGAACTCCTAAAAGAAGCGGATGTAATAATATATGCAGGTTCATTAGTCAATCCTGATTTATTAAATTATGCTAAGGATTCATGTGAAATTTATGACAGTGCTAAAATGACTTTAGATGAAGTCTTGGAAAAGATGTTTGAAGCTGAGAAGGAAAATAAGATGACTGTCCGTTTACACACAGGAGATTCAAGTATTTATGGTGCAATTCGTGAACAGATGGACCGCTTGGATGAAGAAGGAATTTCATATGATGTATGTCCTGGTGTTTCAAGTTTCTGTGGTGCAGCAGCTGCATTGAAAGCGGAATATACCTTGCCAGATGTAAGCCAAAGCGTAATTATCACTCGTATGGCTGGAAGAACTCCAGTTCCTGAAAAGGAAAGCATTGCATCATTTGCTGAACATGGGGCAACTATGGTTATTTTCTTAAGCACAGGACTCCTTAAGGATTTATCTAAAGAGCTTGTAAAAGGAAAATACACTGAAGACACTCCTGCAGCAATAGTTTATAAGGCAACCTGGCCAGATGAAAAGGTTATGAGATGTACCGTTGGAACATTATATGAAACTGCAAAGGAAAACAACATTACAAAAACAGCTTTAATAATTGTCGGGGATGTTTTAGATAGTGAATATTCCTTGTCACGTCTTTATGCGGATGATTTTTCAACTGAGTTCAGACAAGCTAAGAAATAA
- the cbiD gene encoding cobalt-precorrin-5B (C(1))-methyltransferase CbiD: MAEKRLVNQKLLRCGYTTGTCAAAASKAAVAMLFKQESMDSVAITTPNQTDLIIDVLNPQFNENVASCSIEKDSGDDPDITNGILVSSKVTLLPDSSEIIIEGGKGVGKVTKGGLDQPVGMSAINSVPRKMIKDSLNELALQYNYKGGFHVLISVPKGEEIAKKTFNPELGIVGGISILGTTGIVEPMSAKALADSIKVEISVIAAESNESILIFLGNFGKKFTEEDLNLSPKPGIMCSNFIDVALDSSVEFGFKNILIVGHIGKLVKLGIGMFNTHSHNGDGRIETLLSCALEAGANIEILNEIQKCVTTNAVLDILYENDLLEKTMEVLNDRIQHNVDRRVPDDINIGFICFANTGEYSGVLFESENADDLKELWKN; the protein is encoded by the coding sequence ATGGCAGAAAAACGTTTGGTTAATCAAAAATTATTGCGTTGTGGCTATACAACAGGAACATGTGCGGCGGCAGCTTCTAAGGCAGCAGTAGCAATGCTCTTTAAACAGGAATCAATGGATTCTGTAGCAATCACAACACCTAATCAAACTGATCTCATAATTGATGTTTTAAACCCTCAGTTTAATGAAAATGTTGCAAGCTGTTCTATTGAAAAGGATAGTGGTGATGACCCTGACATTACTAATGGAATATTGGTATCTTCCAAAGTGACGTTATTGCCAGATTCTTCAGAAATTATTATTGAAGGTGGAAAAGGAGTTGGAAAAGTAACTAAAGGGGGGCTAGATCAACCAGTTGGTATGTCTGCTATTAACTCTGTTCCTCGAAAAATGATAAAGGATTCATTAAATGAATTGGCGTTGCAATATAATTATAAGGGTGGCTTTCATGTTTTAATTTCTGTACCGAAGGGTGAAGAAATAGCAAAGAAAACTTTCAACCCTGAATTAGGCATAGTTGGAGGTATCTCAATATTGGGTACAACAGGTATTGTTGAACCAATGAGCGCCAAAGCATTAGCTGATTCAATTAAAGTTGAGATAAGTGTAATTGCTGCAGAAAGCAATGAGTCAATTCTAATATTTTTAGGCAATTTTGGTAAAAAATTCACTGAAGAGGATTTGAACTTATCTCCAAAACCTGGAATAATGTGCAGTAATTTCATTGATGTAGCTTTGGATAGCTCTGTTGAATTCGGTTTTAAAAATATCCTCATAGTAGGGCATATAGGTAAATTAGTAAAATTAGGTATTGGAATGTTCAATACCCATTCTCATAATGGTGATGGGAGGATAGAAACACTATTGTCTTGTGCATTGGAGGCCGGTGCCAATATTGAAATCTTGAATGAGATTCAAAAATGTGTAACTACAAATGCTGTATTGGATATCCTGTATGAAAATGACTTATTGGAAAAAACTATGGAAGTCTTAAATGATAGAATACAGCATAACGTTGATAGAAGAGTTCCAGATGACATCAATATAGGATTCATATGCTTTGCCAATACTGGAGAGTATTCTGGAGTTTTATTTGAAAGTGAAAATGCAGATGATCTTAAAGAATTATGGAAAAATTGA
- the cobI gene encoding precorrin-2 C(20)-methyltransferase, with protein MEKGTLYGVSIGPGDPELITVKAMNIISECKYIATPHTGTGDSLALSIVSQATDLSKKEIMLLEFPMTKDKDILAKSHKEAADSIANILDQGEDVAMLNLGDVTIFSTFAYTMDQLLDKDYNVAVIPGVTSFCASASKLRIGLTTMNEPLHIIPATGIDLKEALQMPGSKVLMKIGRSMPKLIETLHELNLEDNVYAVENCGLENEKIYNSLDEFDENMGYFTIVVVK; from the coding sequence ATGGAAAAGGGAACATTATATGGAGTAAGTATCGGGCCAGGTGACCCTGAGTTAATTACTGTAAAAGCAATGAATATCATATCTGAGTGTAAATATATAGCAACACCACATACTGGTACTGGTGATTCATTAGCATTATCTATTGTATCTCAAGCAACAGATTTATCCAAAAAGGAGATAATGCTGTTAGAGTTTCCAATGACTAAGGATAAGGACATTTTAGCTAAAAGTCATAAGGAAGCTGCAGATTCCATAGCAAATATTCTAGACCAAGGTGAAGATGTTGCAATGCTAAATTTAGGTGATGTAACCATCTTTTCAACATTTGCTTATACAATGGATCAATTATTGGATAAAGATTATAATGTAGCGGTTATTCCAGGAGTTACAAGCTTTTGTGCTTCTGCTTCTAAATTAAGAATTGGATTAACTACAATGAATGAACCTTTACATATTATTCCTGCAACTGGCATTGACTTAAAAGAAGCTTTACAAATGCCTGGTTCAAAGGTTTTAATGAAGATAGGCAGATCCATGCCTAAATTAATTGAAACATTGCATGAATTGAATCTTGAGGATAATGTATATGCAGTAGAAAACTGTGGTTTGGAAAATGAGAAAATCTATAACTCTTTAGATGAATTTGATGAAAATATGGGATATTTCACTATTGTAGTTGTAAAGTAA